Part of the Spiroplasma endosymbiont of Poecilobothrus nobilitatus genome is shown below.
TTTAAAGTTGGTAAAAAATATAATATTTCACCCGGTAGGGTTCGTTTGTGAATTCATTATTTTAAATATCGAAAAGGTTATCGTTTTTATTGTGAAGGTGGAATTTCGGATCAATTAGACAAAATTATTAAAGTGTCTGAATATAATTTGAAATCTAAGAATTTTTTAAAGTGAGAAAAAATAAAAGAAATGTATTTAAAAGGTTGCTCGTATTTAGAAATTAAAAAAGAGTTAAATGTTAGTGATGCAAATATTGAATATTGTGTTAATAAATTTAATTTGCCAAGAAGACGACCAGTTATAATTTCTAAAAATCATATGTGATAAATATTTTTTAAGTTACTTTTGTTGTTAACTGACCATATTTTTAAAAATAAAATAATTTGTAATAACTTGTTGTAGCTAATGTAATTATATTGTGGATGTGATATGGTATTAAATATGGTAAGTTAACAACAAAAGTAATTAATAGTTAGGAGTATTTATGTGAAAAAATCGTTATCTTTATTTGCAGTTGGTATTTTAGGAATTTTAGGTTTAGTAATTCCTTTTATCACTTTAACGGCTTTTAAGCCTTTAAATCAGCAAAATTATACTATTAATCATATTCAACAAGCTAGTGGTATTAATGAAACAGATTTTATTAATACATTGTTTTTACGTAGTGGTTTTTTAAAAATTGGTCAGAAACAAATTACTTTATTAATTCCACTTTAAAAACATCAAAATTATTAATTTATAATGATAAATGATATTTAGATTTTTTAAAAGATAGTTATTCAACCGGAATTTCATTTGATAAGCCAAGTGATGAGTTTATGGATTTATATAAAAATTGGGATACTTATGCTAAACAGTTTATATTTTCTGTATATATTTTTGTTAATGGATAATTATATTTATAAGTTTCAGCAATTTGAGAATCAATTTCATTTGAAAAAATAATATTAAAATAATCATGGTCTATATGAAAACCATACGATAAACCACCACATCCACTAAATAAATAAATTACATTATTTTTTTTCATTTTATCTCCTAAAATTCTAAAATTTTTTTTATATCTATAAACTTTAATTGCACATCACATAATTTTCAAATAAAATAACTTGGAGAAATATTGTATAATACTTGCCCCTCCATTCTTTCTCTTGTAACTCAATTAACATCATCTTCATTAATTGAGTAAATATCAATAAATGAAACATATCCAGAAAAAAATCAAAATGTACAACAAAAGTTTTAATTTAATTTCTTAAAAATTGTTCTTTTGATTCTAATATTTTATGTCTTTTAATGTCATTTATTCCTTGAAAACCTGTTTGAATTTCTAATATAATTAATTCATTATTATAATTTAATTCAATATCAGCTTTTGCGGTTCTGGATCATTTGTCATTTGCATCATCACCTATAATATTTACTTTAGAATCAAATATATATTCTATACTAGGAATAAAAAAACTCCATAATAATTTGCCCACGCATTCACGAAAAATAGACCTCTTCTTTTCTCCTTCCATTATTATTCATTGTGTTTATTTTTTATAAAAGTTCCTTTTGCAATATTTTAATTTTACAATTATTTTTTTAAATTCAAAATGTCGGAAAATAACTACTCTAAAACCATTATTTTATGGGGGTCTTATTTTTTAACCCCTTATATTTATTGACTTTTTTTGATGTTGAGTTGTGTTAGTTAATTTAATTTAATTCATTATAGCACATATACCAAAATTATTTTATTATTTCTACTTTCTTTCACTAGTATTATGATCTAAACTTGGCTCTAAATATTCTTCTAACTTATGTTCTAATGCTAATTTCTGATCGACTTCTAATGTATGCTGGCTACGTTGTCAATCTTTATAGATAAAAAAACCAAAAGCAACTGCTAATAAAGCTGCTAAAACTAATAAAACAACAATGGCGATGGTAACTAACATGGTTTCTGTCCTCCTTTTTCTCGTTTTATGCCATAATAACTATTCAGACTTGCAACTAGTACTGGCACAAAAATACCTAACACGAAAGCTAATACTGAAATATATCAAGCGTTTCTTGTACAGCTAATAATAAAATTATAAACTGAAAAGCCAACAATAATACCTAATATAATTGGAATTAAATAATACATCATAATTTTATATAATTTATTTAATTTAATTCATGATACTTGGTTATTGTAATTAATTACAATATGTATTTTTTTTGCATATCAAACAAAGAAAATAACTTGTGCTAAAGATACTAAAATTAAATCTAATCCTGCTGCTAATAATTGAAAGGAATTAATTACCTGATATGTGCTCTCAAAAACTAGTGATAAACCAACAACAATAATTGTTAAACAAATACCACAAATTACTTTTTGATTACTAATTTCATATTGTGTTTCAATAGCATCCACAATAACTTCAACATTACCGACCGTTGTACTTAATCCGGCAATAAATAAAGCTAAAAAGAATAAAACTCCTAAGAAATTTCCAACTCCTACAACAGTATTTTGATTAATAATATGGAAAGTTTCTGGTAAAACATTAAAAACAAAAACCATTGAATCATTACCAAACTTAGTAGCAATTTGTTGTTGAAATAATAAAATATCATTTTTATCAGTAACCAAATTATTAACAATAGCCCCTGATGCACCAAAAATAAAGATTAAATTAGTAATTGATAAAAATAAAATTCCAATTACTAATAAGTAAGCTTTTGAAGCATTATCTTGGTTATGTGGACCTACACCAGCAAAGCGCATCATCATTCCCATTCCTAATGATGTTGTAAAAAAAGCTAAGGAAAAAACACTACATCATGTTTGACTTTGCTTTAATTTTTCTAAATTATTTGATAAAAACAACGTTGCTAATCCTTGATGGCTCCCTGGAACTGTTAAAATATAAATTGCTAAAATTAAAATAATTAAAAATAATAAGGGCATAAAAAACTTATTAACTTTTTCAATTCCCTTAATTCCAAATAATAATACAAGACCAACTAACAAAACAACAAATAAAAAAGCTAAAAATACAATTCATTGAAAACCACCATTGTTAGTTACGCCAAAACCACCATGCTGTAAAATCTGATGGTTAAAAATATTTCCATCAACATTACTAATCAAGTTAGGACTAAATTCAATTCCAATTGAAATAATAGTATAACCAACTAAAACAGCATAATAAATCGGAATAATAATCATTAAAGTTGATTGAAACCAACCCATAAAGCGACTAAAGCGAACACTTTCCTTATCAAAAATGTTAATTACACTTTTACGCCGAAGATTTCCT
Proteins encoded:
- a CDS encoding DNA cytosine methyltransferase; translated protein: MWCAIKVYRYKKNFRILGDKMKKNNVIYLFSGCGGLSYGFHIDHDYFNIIFSNEIDSQIAETYKYNYPLTKIYTENINCLA
- a CDS encoding sodium-dependent transporter — its product is MSSKKQMTKFGFIVSSLGAAIGLGVIWGLPGYINKYGGFYFFLIYIFALLIVGVPLLIFEFNLGNLRRKSVINIFDKESVRFSRFMGWFQSTLMIIIPIYYAVLVGYTIISIGIEFSPNLISNVDGNIFNHQILQHGGFGVTNNGGFQWIVFLAFLFVVLLVGLVLLFGIKGIEKVNKFFMPLLFLIILILAIYILTVPGSHQGLATLFLSNNLEKLKQSQTWCSVFSLAFFTTSLGMGMMMRFAGVGPHNQDNASKAYLLVIGILFLSITNLIFIFGASGAIVNNLVTDKNDILLFQQQIATKFGNDSMVFVFNVLPETFHIINQNTVVGVGNFLGVLFFLALFIAGLSTTVGNVEVIVDAIETQYEISNQKVICGICLTIIVVGLSLVFESTYQVINSFQLLAAGLDLILVSLAQVIFFVWYAKKIHIVINYNNQVSWIKLNKLYKIMMYYLIPIILGIIVGFSVYNFIISCTRNAWYISVLAFVLGIFVPVLVASLNSYYGIKREKGGQKPC